In a single window of the Limnochorda sp. L945t genome:
- a CDS encoding ABC transporter permease — translation MGDRSSAGTVKAGEAATRGIPERVVRRMERARPGWLSALRVTMAGHLNAGASIGSNVGGTRNPIVVGALALLMLFGIGAAEAGFFFLMRTLHIGMVVAGQPMALPIMAVMGAQLLVVVFGVAFAISSLFFSSDVPRLMAMPLQPATVMGVRFATLYLDVLLVTVAATAPAFVAAASVLPPDVGTLMADPGRVAALFDSPVRLTGDPLYWTAAVWLWLWIPVLPLGVATLIAVVVGRGTAVGRRRDLLYVVGSLVGLALAMGYQYLNVRIMPRMSDPAAIVRMLQTPNAVILEAVRYYPPARWAAGALMGQAGQAGPAGTAVVAAAGQRLEWLLWFAAASVIVTAPAFALAQRWYFAGVQAGLEEPPARRQRREGGAREGGHLAATLLGRPARSRMVALAVREWRLLLRTPPFMLPVVTNVLVPPLVVAMMLLFIPSDESGGSVIALLQGVDPRWLAAALAGLIIFMGSNQVAPTSISREGKGLAQVAALPATPSEQVGARLLVAAPFGLATAFVMAGVAWWVVKMPLETAAVGLAIGIAGLWPSTAGGLWVDLLRPVTNWDSPQQAMKGNINGLWGMVVALATAAVSGGAGYLVWRASGELSWALGTATVGLLALGAVLTWLCMRQATRLFENAGETT, via the coding sequence ATGGGCGACCGGTCGAGCGCAGGCACGGTGAAAGCCGGCGAGGCGGCGACCCGGGGGATCCCGGAGCGGGTGGTGCGCCGCATGGAGCGAGCGCGCCCGGGGTGGCTTTCGGCCCTGCGGGTGACGATGGCGGGGCACCTCAACGCCGGCGCCAGCATCGGCAGCAACGTTGGAGGTACCCGCAATCCGATCGTGGTCGGCGCTCTGGCGCTCTTGATGCTGTTCGGCATCGGGGCGGCCGAGGCTGGCTTTTTCTTCCTCATGCGCACGCTGCACATCGGGATGGTCGTCGCCGGGCAGCCGATGGCGCTACCCATCATGGCGGTGATGGGGGCGCAGCTGCTGGTGGTGGTCTTCGGCGTGGCCTTCGCCATCTCGAGCCTCTTCTTCTCGTCCGACGTGCCGCGCCTCATGGCCATGCCGCTGCAGCCGGCGACCGTCATGGGCGTGCGGTTCGCCACGCTCTACCTGGACGTGCTCCTGGTGACGGTGGCGGCGACCGCTCCGGCGTTCGTTGCAGCGGCTTCCGTCCTGCCGCCCGACGTCGGTACGCTGATGGCCGATCCGGGGCGGGTGGCAGCCCTGTTCGACAGCCCTGTCCGGCTGACCGGTGACCCGCTGTACTGGACGGCGGCGGTGTGGCTGTGGCTGTGGATTCCCGTGCTGCCTCTCGGGGTGGCTACGCTGATCGCCGTGGTGGTGGGACGGGGAACGGCGGTCGGCCGGCGGCGGGATCTGTTGTACGTGGTGGGAAGCCTGGTGGGGCTGGCCCTCGCCATGGGCTACCAGTACCTCAACGTCCGGATCATGCCGCGCATGTCGGACCCCGCAGCGATCGTGCGGATGCTGCAAACCCCCAACGCCGTGATCCTGGAGGCCGTGCGATACTACCCGCCCGCCCGATGGGCGGCCGGAGCGTTGATGGGCCAGGCGGGACAGGCGGGGCCGGCGGGCACAGCGGTGGTTGCGGCGGCGGGACAGCGCCTGGAGTGGCTGCTGTGGTTCGCGGCGGCATCGGTGATCGTGACGGCGCCCGCGTTCGCGCTCGCGCAACGGTGGTACTTCGCGGGTGTTCAGGCGGGCCTGGAGGAGCCCCCGGCGCGACGGCAGCGGCGCGAGGGTGGGGCCCGGGAAGGGGGGCACCTCGCAGCGACTCTGCTCGGCAGGCCGGCGCGCAGCCGGATGGTGGCGCTGGCCGTGCGGGAGTGGCGGCTGCTTCTGCGGACGCCGCCCTTCATGCTGCCGGTCGTGACCAACGTGCTCGTGCCCCCGCTGGTCGTCGCCATGATGCTCCTCTTCATACCCAGCGACGAGTCAGGCGGAAGCGTGATCGCTCTCTTGCAGGGGGTCGACCCTCGGTGGCTGGCGGCCGCGCTCGCGGGGCTCATCATCTTCATGGGCTCCAACCAGGTCGCGCCCACGTCCATCTCTCGGGAGGGGAAAGGACTGGCGCAGGTGGCCGCGCTCCCGGCGACCCCGAGCGAGCAGGTGGGGGCGCGCCTTTTGGTCGCAGCGCCGTTCGGCCTGGCCACGGCCTTCGTCATGGCGGGGGTGGCATGGTGGGTCGTGAAGATGCCGCTCGAGACGGCTGCCGTGGGGTTGGCCATCGGGATAGCGGGCCTGTGGCCGAGCACCGCCGGAGGGCTCTGGGTCGACCTGCTGCGGCCCGTGACCAACTGGGACAGCCCGCAGCAGGCCATGAAAGGCAACATCAACGGCCTGTGGGGGATGGTGGTGGCCCTGGCGACGGCGGCCGTGTCCGGCGGGGCCGGGTATCTCGTGTGGCGGGCGAGCGGCGAGCTCTCGTGGGCACTGGGGACGGCGACGGTGGGATTGCTGGCTCTGGGCGCCGTGTTGACCTGGCTTTGCATGCGCCAGGCGACGCGGCTGTTCGAGAACGCGGGCGAAACGACATGA
- a CDS encoding ABC transporter ATP-binding protein codes for MPTEPRLAGAPAGAPDLAPDGVMLAISGLVKTYARTGTRAVDHLDLEVRRGEIYGFLGPNGAGKTTTIKVIVGILRPDEGSVKVDGMPAVPSTPEVRRRIGFVPDTPELWPRLRGYEYLSFLADVYGIPAEERVERAWPLVEQLELAEAIEDPIASYSHGMRQKLALVGALMVRPRLLVLDEPLVGLDPRSAYVMKELLREHTHQGGTVFFSTHVLDVAERLCDRVGIIHHGRLVASGTLEEMRALHARGHQTLEEIFLEVTQAHLPDSAR; via the coding sequence ATGCCAACCGAGCCCCGTCTCGCCGGTGCTCCAGCGGGTGCGCCAGACCTCGCCCCGGACGGCGTCATGTTGGCCATCTCCGGGCTGGTCAAGACATACGCCCGCACCGGCACCCGCGCGGTCGACCACCTGGACCTGGAGGTGCGCCGGGGGGAGATCTACGGCTTCCTGGGCCCCAACGGGGCAGGGAAGACGACCACCATCAAGGTGATCGTGGGCATCCTGCGGCCTGACGAGGGCAGCGTAAAGGTCGACGGGATGCCGGCCGTGCCGTCGACCCCGGAGGTGCGGCGGCGCATCGGGTTCGTGCCGGATACCCCTGAGCTGTGGCCGCGCCTGCGCGGGTACGAGTACCTCTCGTTCCTGGCCGACGTGTACGGCATCCCGGCCGAGGAGCGGGTCGAGCGGGCCTGGCCGCTGGTCGAGCAGCTCGAGCTGGCGGAGGCCATCGAGGATCCCATCGCGAGCTACTCGCACGGCATGCGCCAGAAGCTGGCGTTGGTGGGCGCCCTGATGGTGCGGCCGAGGCTGTTGGTCCTCGACGAACCCCTGGTCGGGCTCGACCCGCGTTCGGCGTACGTCATGAAGGAGCTCCTGCGCGAGCACACCCATCAGGGCGGCACGGTCTTCTTCTCGACGCACGTCCTCGATGTCGCGGAGCGCCTGTGCGACCGGGTCGGCATCATCCACCACGGGCGGCTCGTCGCCAGCGGTACCCTGGAAGAGATGCGGGCCCTGCATGCACGGGGCCACCAGACGCTGGAGGAGATCTTCCTGGAGGTGACGCAAGCCCACCTGCCCGACAGCGCTCGGTAG
- a CDS encoding LutB/LldF family L-lactate oxidation iron-sulfur protein: MSVSSFRHRVREALADARLRRAVRFTTGRFASARRAALDELEAMAREGWAAAGFEELRRRARAIKRDVVEHLDAYLEKAVAAIRSAGGHVHYAADGFQAGEIVRRIAADAGVRLAVKSKSMATEEVHLNAALALGGVQVVETDLGEFIVQLAGETPSHIVAPAIHQTREQIGRLFGHLVGEVVATDTPTLTRVARRVLRERFLEAGMGISGANFVVAETGTLVLVTNEGNGRMVTTVPRVHVALVGVEKLVPRLDDLPVFLHLLARSATGQKLSVYTHLVTGPRRSGETDGPEELHVVFLDGGRRKLRKSRYQEVLHCIRCGACLNHCPVYQQVGGHAYGSVYSGPIGVVLTPQLFGLGDWRALPVEACSLCAACTEVCPVGIPLHELILEERADIVRKGMDDSGLGPPLRALARAWERPWAFRASVRSGRMVARQIAARRIPAPGILGNWTAARDLPPPAPRSFHEWWEQRRRQDAPGGQAARGPTPPVNPVRDRTRVDGLPAGQAMAVQAGATGLGHEQRRPSRAIVHAPEALRARLVRELEKLHVRVHDGAGELGALVAAIAREHLDAGRHAMIPARGPGDPVVVVWDDPLLREAGIEGYLAAQGIPAVVWKGQPDRGGPGSPGAGGLREAAARALVGVTTVDWAVAASGTLVLTSGPGRGRSVSLLPWVHVAVVPERALVARLEDVPLGRLDASSVVLVTGPSRSADIENDLSIGVHGPGEVHVVLVAGARPANGAAGPGGALAK; encoded by the coding sequence ATGAGCGTGAGCTCCTTCCGGCACCGGGTGCGCGAGGCCCTGGCCGACGCCCGGCTGAGGCGGGCGGTCCGGTTTACCACCGGACGGTTTGCGTCGGCCCGCCGGGCAGCGCTGGACGAGCTCGAGGCGATGGCCCGGGAGGGGTGGGCCGCAGCCGGCTTCGAGGAGCTGCGGCGCCGGGCGCGCGCGATCAAGCGGGACGTGGTGGAGCACCTCGACGCCTACCTGGAGAAAGCCGTGGCCGCGATCCGCTCGGCGGGCGGGCACGTGCACTACGCGGCCGACGGCTTCCAGGCAGGGGAGATCGTGCGCCGTATCGCGGCGGACGCCGGCGTGCGGCTGGCGGTCAAGTCCAAGTCGATGGCCACCGAGGAGGTGCACCTCAACGCGGCACTGGCGCTGGGGGGCGTCCAGGTGGTGGAGACCGACCTCGGGGAGTTCATCGTGCAGCTGGCGGGGGAAACCCCCTCCCATATCGTCGCCCCGGCCATCCACCAGACCCGGGAGCAGATCGGGCGCCTGTTCGGGCACCTCGTCGGGGAGGTCGTGGCGACCGACACGCCCACGCTCACCCGGGTGGCGAGGCGCGTGCTGCGGGAGCGTTTCCTCGAGGCCGGCATGGGGATCTCGGGTGCCAACTTCGTGGTGGCCGAGACGGGCACCCTGGTGCTCGTGACCAACGAGGGCAACGGCCGGATGGTCACCACCGTGCCCCGGGTGCACGTGGCGCTGGTCGGGGTGGAGAAGCTCGTCCCGCGCCTGGACGACCTCCCGGTCTTCCTGCACCTGCTGGCCCGTAGCGCCACCGGGCAGAAGCTGTCGGTCTATACCCACCTGGTGACGGGCCCCAGGCGAAGCGGCGAGACCGACGGCCCCGAGGAGCTGCACGTCGTCTTCCTGGACGGCGGGCGGCGCAAGCTGCGAAAGTCCCGCTACCAGGAGGTGCTGCACTGCATCCGCTGCGGGGCGTGCCTCAACCACTGCCCCGTTTACCAGCAGGTCGGGGGCCACGCGTACGGGAGCGTCTACAGCGGGCCCATCGGGGTGGTGCTCACGCCGCAGCTCTTCGGGCTGGGCGACTGGCGAGCGCTGCCGGTCGAGGCGTGTTCGCTGTGCGCGGCCTGCACCGAGGTGTGCCCCGTGGGCATCCCGCTCCACGAGCTGATCCTCGAAGAGCGGGCCGACATCGTCCGCAAAGGCATGGACGACAGCGGGCTGGGGCCTCCGCTGAGGGCGCTGGCAAGGGCGTGGGAGCGGCCCTGGGCGTTTCGGGCGAGCGTCAGGTCGGGGCGGATGGTAGCCAGGCAGATAGCCGCGCGGCGCATCCCTGCCCCCGGCATCCTCGGCAACTGGACGGCCGCACGGGACCTGCCGCCCCCGGCTCCCCGCAGCTTCCACGAATGGTGGGAGCAGCGGCGGCGGCAGGATGCGCCCGGCGGGCAAGCGGCGCGCGGCCCGACGCCTCCTGTCAATCCGGTGCGCGACCGGACGCGCGTCGATGGGCTGCCTGCCGGGCAGGCCATGGCGGTGCAGGCCGGTGCGACCGGTCTCGGTCACGAGCAACGGCGCCCTTCGAGGGCCATCGTGCACGCTCCTGAGGCGCTGCGGGCCAGGCTGGTGCGGGAGCTGGAGAAGCTGCACGTGCGGGTGCACGATGGGGCGGGCGAGCTGGGCGCACTCGTGGCCGCCATCGCCAGGGAGCACCTTGACGCCGGCCGGCATGCCATGATCCCGGCGCGGGGCCCGGGCGACCCGGTGGTCGTGGTGTGGGACGACCCGCTCCTGCGCGAAGCAGGCATCGAGGGTTACCTGGCGGCGCAGGGCATCCCTGCTGTCGTGTGGAAGGGCCAGCCGGACCGTGGCGGGCCAGGAAGCCCTGGTGCCGGCGGCCTCCGGGAGGCCGCGGCCCGTGCTCTGGTAGGCGTGACCACCGTGGACTGGGCGGTGGCGGCGAGCGGGACGCTCGTGCTCACCTCGGGCCCGGGTCGGGGCCGCTCCGTGAGCCTGCTCCCGTGGGTGCACGTGGCGGTCGTACCCGAGCGTGCGCTGGTGGCCCGGCTGGAGGACGTCCCGCTCGGGCGGCTCGACGCCTCCTCCGTGGTCCTCGTCACCGGCCCGAGCCGGAGCGCGGACATCGAAAACGACCTCTCCATCGGGGTCCACGGGCCCGGGGAAGTGCACGTCGTTCTGGTGGCCGGCGCGCGACCGGCCAACGGCGCGGCAGGCCCCGGGGGCGCCCTGGCAAAATAG
- a CDS encoding (Fe-S)-binding protein: MAARITGVGEMRVALFAGCIHDFFFPRSAMAVVRILEHLGVTVEFPEGQTCCGQAHFNSGYRDEARRLARHFVEVFDGGQGGPPSYIVSPSGSCTAMVREFYPAMFVGHGLLAGRARAVASRVVEFTDFLVSVLGQVDLGARFPARAVYHASCHTTRLLHVVEPPLALLRAVEGLELVEYEGAELCCGFGGTFAVKSPELSAAMADAKLDAITAAGAELVISADASCLLHLMGRASKRRLPLRFMHVAELLAEGMGLMEPALPQAERAQPQALREEGRAVG, from the coding sequence ATGGCCGCTCGGATCACCGGCGTCGGTGAGATGCGCGTCGCGCTGTTTGCCGGGTGCATCCACGACTTCTTCTTCCCGCGCTCGGCCATGGCCGTGGTCCGCATTCTCGAGCACCTGGGCGTGACGGTGGAGTTTCCCGAAGGCCAGACCTGCTGCGGGCAGGCTCACTTCAACAGCGGCTATCGCGACGAGGCCCGCCGGCTGGCGCGCCACTTCGTCGAGGTGTTCGACGGCGGGCAAGGGGGGCCGCCCTCTTACATCGTCAGCCCTTCGGGTTCGTGCACGGCCATGGTGCGGGAGTTCTATCCGGCCATGTTCGTGGGGCACGGGCTGCTGGCGGGCCGGGCGAGAGCCGTGGCCTCCCGGGTGGTCGAGTTCACCGACTTCTTGGTGTCGGTGCTGGGCCAGGTCGACCTCGGCGCCCGCTTTCCCGCCCGGGCGGTTTATCATGCCTCCTGCCACACCACGCGCCTCTTGCACGTCGTGGAGCCGCCCCTGGCCTTGCTGCGGGCGGTGGAGGGCCTGGAGCTGGTCGAGTACGAGGGCGCCGAGCTTTGCTGCGGCTTCGGAGGCACCTTTGCGGTCAAGTCGCCGGAGCTGTCGGCGGCCATGGCCGACGCCAAGCTCGACGCGATCACGGCGGCGGGAGCCGAGCTCGTCATCAGCGCCGACGCGTCATGCCTGCTGCACCTGATGGGGCGGGCGAGCAAGCGGCGGTTGCCGTTACGGTTCATGCACGTGGCCGAGCTGCTCGCCGAGGGGATGGGGCTCATGGAGCCGGCGCTGCCGCAGGCCGAGCGGGCGCAGCCACAGGCCCTTCGGGAGGAAGGGCGGGCGGTCGGATGA
- a CDS encoding FecR family protein, with protein MARASKPLRPERAAVTAPVRRAGWVAALLAATIAAWGWAALLGPSPLPADAASPPPVSVRVVQVSGDVAWRAGGAPDGWRPLLRGQALAAGDWIRTGTSGRVELVYAGGPPLSVALAQPPARLWVEPGTLLQVGAGYRSLSPEELRELARQTVRPEGAFGAAYLKIGSLWAEVSAAFGRIWRFEVETPTAVAGVRGTLFRLQVLPDGTTRLFVHSGAVELRSLRYRWTVREREAAAIRGDTGELQHGQTGTPPGPRTADEWSLDRFIEESLGHMPQERAASPQAGPGQPGPGDDGASSGGKQQGPAEPTQDDSNQGGQSQKGPKPSPKGGPAG; from the coding sequence GTGGCAAGGGCAAGTAAGCCGCTCCGCCCGGAGCGGGCCGCCGTCACGGCCCCGGTACGGCGAGCGGGATGGGTCGCGGCCTTGCTGGCCGCGACCATCGCCGCGTGGGGGTGGGCCGCCCTTCTCGGGCCGTCTCCTCTGCCGGCGGACGCGGCGAGTCCTCCGCCGGTGAGCGTGCGCGTCGTCCAGGTGAGCGGGGACGTGGCGTGGCGTGCTGGCGGCGCGCCGGACGGCTGGCGCCCGCTCCTGCGAGGGCAGGCGCTGGCGGCAGGAGACTGGATCCGTACCGGCACGTCCGGGCGGGTCGAGCTCGTCTATGCCGGCGGCCCGCCACTCTCCGTCGCCCTGGCCCAGCCGCCGGCCCGGCTCTGGGTGGAACCGGGGACGCTCCTGCAAGTCGGCGCGGGGTATCGCAGCCTTTCCCCCGAGGAACTGCGCGAGCTGGCGCGGCAGACCGTGCGACCCGAGGGAGCGTTCGGCGCCGCGTACTTGAAGATCGGCAGTTTGTGGGCCGAGGTGTCGGCGGCGTTCGGCAGGATCTGGCGGTTCGAGGTGGAGACGCCCACGGCGGTGGCGGGCGTGCGGGGCACGCTGTTTCGCCTGCAGGTGTTGCCCGACGGGACGACCCGCTTGTTCGTTCATAGCGGCGCCGTCGAGCTGCGATCGCTGCGTTACCGGTGGACCGTGCGGGAGCGCGAGGCGGCGGCCATCCGCGGCGATACGGGCGAGCTACAGCACGGCCAGACCGGCACGCCGCCCGGTCCAAGGACGGCCGATGAGTGGAGCCTGGACCGGTTCATCGAGGAGTCCCTCGGGCATATGCCGCAGGAGAGGGCCGCGTCGCCGCAGGCAGGTCCCGGCCAACCCGGCCCGGGGGACGACGGCGCATCGAGCGGCGGCAAGCAGCAAGGCCCGGCCGAACCCACGCAGGACGACTCCAACCAGGGAGGCCAAAGCCAGAAGGGCCCCAAGCCGTCACCCAAGGGTGGACCCGCCGGCTGA
- a CDS encoding CHASE2 domain-containing protein, with translation MATSFSGPPADGRGRLARTAALAAALVVLAAGGQLLGLWEPLELMAYDRVVGVRFAAGPPSRAASRIAVIAVDERSLERLGAWPWPASVHARLWQVLARSRPAAVGFDVMLKERPRDPADVRALIEAARRLDGLVMPGGAEAPFPELAGAVRHLASIRYPVDPDGRVRRLVSEPGEPLPMAAVLAALANEASGATTSAGPPSPRAAPAPAAGGSSVWWIDWRRPPVVRWPLSVTALFPTYSLVDVLDGTVDPSWIEGRVVLVGVTAPGVAGADRHLTSLARLGPVPGVLVHAGAVRALLDPGAVRRAGGWSATISAVLVGLAWAAAGSASGRRGGPARAGGRLLVPLALLGLYEMAAVTLFVWAGWWLPMAAPAMGLLGTQIAAGAQAVVEERRRRRHVEMAFGRYVAREVLEELIRSSDLPAVGGARRKVAVLMADLCSFTPFAERHAPEQVVEALNAYLEAMARPVLEAGGMLDKYLGDGILAVFGAPVGGPGAARRALLASMAIVERVQALNRARASSGRCALDVRVAIHAGEVIVGNVGIPERLDYTAIGDAVNLASRLQDLAGPGEVVASVPAMEAARTETGVPPPAPRGWQRFDPETVTLRGRREPVAVVRWRKTGLAAGDGPGPLAV, from the coding sequence GTGGCTACCTCGTTCTCCGGCCCGCCGGCTGACGGCCGCGGGCGCCTCGCGCGCACGGCGGCACTCGCTGCTGCCCTGGTCGTGCTTGCGGCAGGCGGCCAGCTCCTGGGCCTGTGGGAGCCGCTCGAGCTCATGGCCTACGACCGGGTGGTAGGCGTGCGATTCGCCGCCGGGCCTCCCAGCCGAGCGGCCTCCCGTATCGCGGTGATCGCCGTCGACGAGCGCTCCCTGGAGCGGCTGGGAGCCTGGCCCTGGCCCGCCTCGGTGCACGCCCGGCTGTGGCAGGTGCTGGCCCGAAGCCGCCCGGCCGCGGTCGGCTTCGACGTGATGCTGAAGGAGCGTCCCCGGGATCCTGCGGACGTGCGGGCCCTGATCGAAGCGGCCCGCAGGCTCGACGGGCTGGTGATGCCGGGCGGGGCGGAGGCGCCCTTCCCCGAGCTGGCCGGGGCGGTACGGCACCTGGCGTCGATCCGGTACCCCGTCGACCCCGACGGGAGGGTGCGCCGGCTCGTCTCCGAGCCCGGGGAGCCTCTTCCGATGGCGGCCGTGCTCGCGGCGCTGGCCAACGAGGCGAGCGGCGCTACGACTTCGGCCGGGCCACCGTCCCCTCGGGCCGCACCGGCTCCGGCGGCGGGAGGGAGCTCGGTCTGGTGGATCGACTGGAGGCGTCCTCCTGTCGTGCGATGGCCGTTGTCGGTGACCGCGCTTTTCCCGACCTACTCCCTGGTCGACGTGCTCGACGGCACCGTGGATCCGTCCTGGATCGAGGGCCGGGTGGTACTGGTGGGGGTGACCGCACCGGGGGTCGCGGGCGCCGACCGTCACCTCACCTCCCTGGCGCGCCTGGGGCCCGTGCCGGGCGTGCTCGTGCACGCCGGTGCCGTTCGGGCGTTGCTCGATCCGGGGGCAGTGCGGCGGGCCGGGGGGTGGAGCGCGACCATCTCCGCCGTCCTGGTCGGCCTGGCCTGGGCGGCGGCCGGATCCGCGAGCGGGCGCCGGGGCGGGCCGGCCCGAGCAGGCGGGCGACTGCTGGTGCCCCTCGCTTTGCTGGGGCTCTATGAGATGGCCGCCGTGACCCTCTTCGTCTGGGCCGGCTGGTGGCTCCCCATGGCCGCGCCGGCCATGGGGCTGCTCGGCACGCAGATCGCCGCAGGAGCGCAGGCGGTAGTGGAAGAGCGCCGCCGGCGCCGGCACGTCGAGATGGCGTTCGGCCGGTACGTCGCCCGGGAGGTACTCGAGGAACTGATCCGCTCCTCCGACCTTCCAGCCGTGGGCGGCGCTCGCCGCAAGGTGGCCGTGCTCATGGCCGATCTCTGCTCGTTCACCCCGTTTGCCGAGCGCCACGCCCCCGAGCAGGTGGTCGAGGCGCTCAACGCTTACCTGGAGGCGATGGCCCGGCCGGTGCTCGAAGCCGGCGGTATGCTCGACAAGTACCTGGGCGACGGCATCCTGGCCGTCTTCGGCGCGCCGGTGGGGGGCCCCGGTGCCGCCAGGCGGGCGCTCCTGGCATCCATGGCCATCGTGGAGCGGGTGCAGGCGCTCAACCGGGCGCGCGCTTCGAGCGGGCGCTGCGCGCTCGACGTGCGAGTGGCGATCCACGCGGGAGAGGTCATCGTCGGCAACGTGGGCATTCCCGAGCGGCTCGACTACACCGCCATCGGGGATGCGGTCAACCTGGCGAGCCGCCTGCAGGATCTGGCAGGGCCGGGGGAGGTCGTGGCGTCCGTCCCCGCCATGGAAGCGGCGAGGACGGAGACGGGCGTGCCGCCGCCCGCGCCTCGTGGATGGCAACGGTTTGACCCCGAGACGGTGACGCTTCGCGGGCGTCGCGAGCCGGTGGCGGTGGTACGGTGGCGCAAGACCGGACTCGCGGCCGGAGATGGTCCGGGGCCCCTCGCTGTGTGA
- a CDS encoding DUF3307 domain-containing protein yields the protein MTPLSLEGLWGSTVPPGAVGSTLVWIFLAAHVLADFLFQTDGVFQGRLDGQARAYLVHGLTHLVLSWALSVAAWSPGVLLAGVIVAAVHVAVDVAKDGLLRARARLDRGAPAGGAAGAWAFVADQLVHVWVIVFVVALIPPGFLRPWTGADLLLRFVAGASAARVLAHEEAWRLAAVYLAVVLGGAVLVRLVLQAARTVPAGTGFTATGERQVPRTGTYVGMVERALILSFLLLGSHAAVGFVIAAKSIARFRELEDRAFAEYYLVGTLLSVLVALGGYLVLRPAG from the coding sequence GTGACGCCGCTGTCGCTGGAGGGCCTGTGGGGCTCGACGGTGCCGCCCGGCGCGGTGGGATCCACGCTGGTCTGGATCTTCCTTGCCGCCCACGTGCTGGCGGATTTCCTGTTCCAGACGGACGGCGTCTTTCAGGGCCGGCTCGACGGCCAGGCTCGCGCCTACCTCGTCCACGGCCTGACGCACCTCGTGCTCTCGTGGGCGCTCTCGGTGGCGGCGTGGTCGCCGGGGGTCCTGCTGGCGGGCGTGATCGTCGCCGCGGTGCACGTGGCGGTCGACGTGGCCAAGGACGGGCTGCTGCGGGCGAGGGCGCGCCTCGACCGCGGAGCGCCGGCGGGCGGCGCCGCCGGGGCCTGGGCGTTCGTGGCCGACCAGCTGGTGCACGTGTGGGTGATCGTGTTCGTCGTGGCGTTGATTCCTCCCGGTTTCTTGCGGCCCTGGACCGGGGCGGATCTGCTCCTTCGCTTCGTGGCAGGAGCCTCGGCAGCCCGGGTGCTGGCCCACGAGGAAGCCTGGCGGCTGGCGGCCGTCTATCTGGCCGTGGTGCTGGGAGGGGCGGTGCTGGTGCGGCTCGTGCTCCAGGCGGCTCGGACGGTGCCGGCCGGCACGGGGTTCACCGCCACGGGGGAGCGGCAGGTACCGCGCACGGGCACCTACGTGGGGATGGTGGAGCGGGCGCTCATCCTCTCGTTCCTGCTCCTCGGGTCGCACGCGGCCGTCGGCTTCGTCATCGCCGCCAAGTCCATCGCGCGCTTTCGGGAGCTCGAGGACAGGGCATTCGCCGAGTACTACCTGGTGGGCACGCTGCTGAGCGTGCTGGTGGCCCTGGGTGGCTACCTCGTTCTCCGGCCCGCCGGCTGA
- a CDS encoding SatD family protein, whose product MAGGRAGEERAAGGSVSPGAAEEPGKPRWIVITADVIGSRAVEPKGALMGALAESLEAFNRAWAGLIAVPFSGAAGDEVQGVLVPGVEAFAMVRRLRWAARQAAVRPALRLRVGIGWGTIDTPMQAASSWEMDGPAFHRARQALARAGEVRGETTRFSGPDPEHEAWVNVTLSLVDAIVQRWTQAQWEAVDAYERRGTYAAAASEVGVALQNVQKRCAAARWPVIREAERALGRSLERAAPVER is encoded by the coding sequence GTGGCCGGGGGACGAGCCGGGGAGGAGCGGGCGGCGGGCGGCAGCGTGTCACCCGGAGCGGCGGAAGAGCCGGGCAAGCCTCGGTGGATCGTCATCACGGCGGACGTCATCGGCTCACGCGCGGTCGAGCCGAAGGGCGCGCTGATGGGGGCCCTCGCCGAGAGCCTCGAGGCGTTCAATCGCGCCTGGGCCGGGCTCATCGCGGTACCCTTCTCGGGCGCGGCGGGCGACGAGGTGCAGGGCGTGCTCGTGCCCGGCGTCGAGGCGTTCGCCATGGTGCGCCGGCTCCGCTGGGCGGCCCGCCAGGCGGCGGTGCGCCCGGCGCTCAGGCTGCGCGTGGGCATCGGATGGGGTACCATCGACACGCCGATGCAGGCGGCCAGCTCGTGGGAGATGGATGGGCCGGCCTTCCACCGGGCCAGGCAAGCCCTGGCCCGGGCAGGGGAGGTGCGGGGCGAGACGACGCGCTTTTCGGGCCCGGATCCGGAGCACGAGGCGTGGGTCAACGTGACGCTCTCCCTGGTGGACGCCATCGTGCAGCGCTGGACGCAGGCGCAGTGGGAGGCCGTCGACGCCTACGAGCGCCGGGGTACCTACGCCGCGGCCGCCTCGGAGGTCGGGGTGGCCCTGCAAAACGTCCAGAAGCGCTGCGCCGCCGCCCGCTGGCCCGTGATCCGGGAGGCGGAGCGGGCCCTGGGGCGGTCCCTGGAGAGGGCTGCACCTGTAGAGCGGTGA